A segment of the Amycolatopsis thermophila genome:
CGGCTTGCTGTTCCCCGCGGGGTCTCTGAGTCATCCATCTTCTGATCGACGTTACCCCCGGCAACGGCGTTTCGGCAGGGGCGAAGCGGGTGGCGCGGGGCGGCATGATGCACTAACCGGTCATGAGCGAAGAACCGCGGTATCTCGGCCTCTCGCCCTACCTGTACTACACCGACGCCAGTGAGGCGCTGGACTGGCTGGTGCGCGTCTTCGGGTTCACCGAGAAGGTCCGCTACGTGGACGCCTCGGGCATGGTGTTCCAGGCCGTGGTGGCGGCCGGTGACGCCGAGATCCTGCTGGCCGGGGTGGGGGCCGACTACTGGGAGGCGAAGGGCGTGGACCGCCCGGTCGGGCAGCTCAACGTGGTCTACGTGCCCGACGCCGACGCGCAGCACGAGCGGATCTGCGCGGCGCTGGGGGAGAACTGCGACGTGCCCGCGCCGCAGGACCAGCCGTACGGTGCGCGGGTGTTCACGGTCCTGGACATCGGCGGCAACAGCTGGACGTTCTGGCAGCAGATCTCCGACACGGCGGACCTGCCGTCGGGGTGGCAGGAGGTCCGGGCGGCCGAGTGACGCGTGCCTCCACCGGGTGAACCGCCGCTGCGGCTACGCTGGTCGCGTCTTCGCAGGGCGAACCGATGAGGAGCAGTTGTGGCGGTCATTGAGCAGGTAGGCGCACGCGAGATCCTGGATTCGCGTGGCAACCCGACCGTTGAGGTGGAGGTGGCTCTCGACGACGGCACCCTGGCGCGGGCCGCTGTTCCGTCGGGCGCGTCCACCGGCGAACACGAGGCTGTCGAGCTGCGGGACGGCGACACCAAGCGCTACAACGGCAAGGGTGTGGAGCGCGCGGTCGCCGCGGTGCTCGACGAGATCGGCCCGGAGCTGGCCGGTGTCGACGCCGTCGACCAGCGGATCGTCGACCAGAAGCTGGTCGACCTGGACGGCACCCCCGACAAGTCGCGCCTGGGCGCGAACGCGCTGCTCGGTGTGTCGCTCGCCGTCGCGAAGGCCGCCGCCGAGTCGGCCGAGCTGGAGCTGTTCCGCTACCTGGGCGGCCCGAACGCGCACGTCCTGCCGGTGCCGATGCTGAACATCCTCAACGGTGGCGCGCACGCCGACACCGACGTGGACATCCAGGAGTTCATGATCGCCCCGATCGGCGCGGACTCCTTCCGCGAGGCGCTGCGCTGGGGCGCGGAGGTCTACCACTCGCTCAAGTCGGTCCTCAAGGGCCGCGGCCTGTCCACCGGTCTCGGTGACGAGGGCGGTTTCGCGCCGAGCCTGTCCAGCAACCGCGAGGCGCTGGACCTGATCACCACCGCCATCGAGAAGGCCGGCTACGCGCCGGGCCGGGACGTGGCGCTGGCGCTGGACGTCGCCGCGACCGAGTTCTTCTCCGCCGGCTCCTACACGTTCGAGGGCAGCAAGCGCACCGCCGAGCAGCTGGGCGCCTACTACCGGGAGCTGGTGGACGCCTACCCGCTCGTGTCGATCGAGGACCCGCTGGCCGAGGACGACTGGGACGGCTGGGTCGCGCTGACCACGGAGATCGGCGACAAGGTCCAGCTGGTCGGCGACGACCTGTTCGTCACCAACCCGGACCGCCTCGAGGACGGCATCAACCGCGGCGCGGCGAACGCGCTGCTGGTCAAGGTCAACCAGATCGGCACCCTGTCGGAGACCCTGGACGCGATCGCGCTGGCCACTTCCAGCGGCTACAAGTCCATGATGAGCCACCGCTCCGGCGAGACCGAGGACACCACGATCGCCGACCTCGCCGTCGCCACCGGGGTCGGCCAGATCAAGACCGGTGCCCCGGCGCGCAGCGAGCGCGTCGCGAAGTACAACCAGCTGCTGCGCATCGAGGAGGCCCTCGGTGACGCCGCCCGCTACGCCGGTGAGCTGGCCTTCCCGCGGTTCTCGACGGAGAGCTGAACGGCGTAGATGACGCAACGCGGAACACAGCGCGCGCGGCGCCCCCGCCGCACGGAGGGCTCACCGGCCCGACGTGGGGAGGGGGCGCCCGCGCGCCGTCCGCAGCTGGCCCGGCGCGTGGCCGCCGGGAAGGCGCGCCTGCGCCGCGGCCCGGGCGGTCCGGGCGCGGGTGCGGCGCGCGTGCTCGGCATGTCCACGACGCGGCGTGCCGCGGTCCTGGCGATCGTGGTGTGCGCGCTCGCGCTGACCGTCGCCGTGCCGTTGCGCACGTACCTGGCGCAGCGAGCCGAGGTCGCCGAGCAGGAGCAGCGGCAGGCCCAGCTGCAGCACGACGTCGCACTGCTGGAGCAGCGCAAGGCCGCGGTGTCCGATCCGGCGCAGGTCGAGGCCGAGGCGCGGCGCCGCCTGCGGTACGTGATGCCCGGCGAGACGCCCTACATGGTGCAGCTGCCGGAGGACGCCCCGGCGCCGCAGCAGCAGGCCCAGCCGGATCCGGTGCGGGCCGGTGGCGGCGCGTGGTACGAGCAGTTGTGGAGCACCGTCGGCGGCTGAGCCCGCGGTGCTTGCGACAATGGTCCGGTGAGCAAGACGGACCTGCCCTCGTTCGAACCGGTCACCGAAGCCGACCGGATCATCATCTCCGAGCAGCTCGGCCGCCCGGCGCGAGCGCTGCGGGCGGTCGCCGCGCGCTGCCCCAGCGGGCACCCGTCCGTCGTGCAGACCAACCCGCGCCTGGAGAACGGCACCCCCTTCCCGACGTTGTACTACCTGACCTGCCCGCGGCTCACGTCGCTGGTCGGGCGTCTCGAGGCGTCCGGGATCATGAAGGAGATGACCGAGCGGCTCGCCGTCGACGAGGAGCTGGCCGCGGCCTACCGGCGCGCGCACGAGTCGTACCTCGCGCAGCGGGACGCGCTGGAACCGCTCGGGCACCAGGTGACCGCCGGTGGCATGCCGGGGCGCGTGAAGTGCCTGCACGTCCACCTCGCCCACACCCTCGCGGTCGGCCCGGGCGTGAACCCGTTCGGCGACGAGACGCTCGAGCTCCTCAAACCCGACTGGCCGAGCGGCGACTGCGCCGCGGAACCCGCCCGCGACTGAGAACGAACGCGAACTTCCGGCTAACACTTCCTCCCCGTTCCGCCGATACCACTCGGCGGTAACACGGACTTCACATCCCGCCGTTCAGCATCGGAGGGGTTCACTGCTCGGGGAGGAAGAGGATGTGCGCCGGACTCGTGTGAGGGCTGCCCGCCGCAAGGCGCGAAGAATCGGCCTGGCCCACAAGACCACGCTCGCCGCGATGGGCGGCCTGCTCGCCGTGATCCCGGCCGGGCTGGCCAGTGGCGGCACCGACAACTGGTCGGCCCGCGCCCCTGTCGACAACACCCGCGAGGTCGGCCCGGTGCAGGGCCTGCCGCCACAGATCCTGCGGGTCAGCGTCAACGGCGAACTGCCGAAACCCCCCGAGCCCGTCACGCCGGACGAGCTGCCCAGCGGCCCGCTCGGCATCCCCGGCTCGGCGCTCAAGGCGTACCGGAACGCGGCCGACCTGATGGCGGCCGAGCAGCGCGGCTGCCACATCGACTGGGCGCTGATCGCCAGCATCGGGCGCATCGAGTCCAACCACGCGCGCGGCGGGTACGTCGACGCGCACGGCACCACGCGCGAGCCGATCCTCGGCCCGGAGCTCAACGGCGTCGGCCCGGTGGCCGCGATCCCGGACACCGACCGCGGCCGCTGGGACCACGACACGGTGTGGGACCGCGCGGTCGGACCCACCCAGTTCATCCCGACGACCTGGAACTTCTACGGCGCCGACGGCAACCACGACGGCGTCGCCGATCCGAACAACATCTACGACGCGACGCTCGCCGCCGCGCGGTACCTGTGCTCGGGTGGTCTGGACCTGGCCGACCCGGCGCAGCTGCGCGCGGCGATCTACCGCTACAACAACTCCGACGCCTACGTCGAGACGGTGATCCGCTGGGCGGAGGCCTACCGCAGCGGGATCCTGACCCTGCCGGACAGCGACGTGCCGATCGGCGTGCCCAACCCGACCGCGGCGGCGTCCGCGCCCCCGGTCGCGCCACCGCCGGCGATCCTCGCGCCCCCGCCGCCGTCGACGAGCACCACGCCGTCGACCACCGCGGGCCGCTCGGACAGCGGCACCACGACGACGGGTGGCACCACCACGCCGTCGACCACCAGCACGGGCAGCACCGCCACGACCACCACGACCACCACGACGACGACCCCGGGCACCACGTCGAGCGAGCCGGCGAACACCTCGCCGACGTGCGAAAGCACCACTTCGCCGACATCGACGACGACCACCACGACCACGCCCACGTCGGAACCGCCGTCGCCGTGTCATCCGCTCGCGACGAGCGAGGAGACCACGACCAGGGGATCGACGACCACGCGGACCCCGTAGGGTGGGCGCATGCCCCGTGTTGCCGCGATCGACTGTGGAACGAACTCCATCCGTCTGCTGGTCGCCGAGCTGACCGAGCGTCACGACGGCACCTTCGACCTGCGCGACCTGCACCGGGAGATGCGGATCGTGCGGCTCGGGCAGGGGGTGGACGCGACCGGGACGCTGGCGCCCGAGGCGCTGGAGCGCACGCGCGCCGCGCTGAAGGACTACACCATCGCCGCCCGCCGCAAGGGTGTCGAGAAGGTCCGGATGGTCGCCACGTCGGCCACCCGCGACGCGAGCAACCGCGACGAGTTCTTCGCGATGACGCGCGAGGTGCTGGGCGTCGAGGCCGAGGTGATCTCCGGCGACGAGGAGGCCCGGCTGTCGTTCCTGGGCGCGGTCGGCGAGCAGGACCCGGACGACGGGCCGTTCCTGGTGGTCGACGTCGGCGGCGGCTCGACCGAGCTGGTGCTGGGCGAGTGGGACGGCAAGCGCGCGACGGTGACCGCGGCGAAGTCGGTGGACATCGGGTGCGTGCGGATCACCGAGCGGGCGCTGAAGTCGGACCCGCCCACGTCCCACGAGATCGTCGCCGCGCGCGAGTTCGCGACCGGGGCGCTGGCCGAGGCGTTCGACGCGGTCGACGTGTCGAAGGCGCGCACGTGGATCGGCGTGGCCGGCACGGTGACCACGTTGTCGGCGGTGGCCCAGGAGCTGCCGGAGTACGACTCGGAGCGGACCCACCTGTCGCGGCTGACGCCGGCGGACATCACGCGCGTGTCCGGGCAGCTGCTGGAGGCCGACCACTCCGCGCGCGCCGCGAACCCGGTGATCCACCCGGGCCGGGTGGACGTGATCGGCGGGGGCGGGCTGATCGTGCAGGTCCTGGCCGAGGAGATCGGTCGCCGCGGCGGCCCGGGCGAACTGGTGGTCAGCGAGCACGACATCCTCGACGGCATCGCCCTGTCGCTGACCTGAGCCCGAGGCCTGGCCGACCGCACCGGGCCGACGAGATCGTGGTGACCACGAGCACCTACGACCGCACCGAGATGCTGGATTCCTACCGGCTGCTGGCCGGATCGGTCTTCGCCGGCGCCCGGTGGTACAGCGCCACCGCCACGATCAGGAAGAACCACTCCAGCCCCGCGGGCTTGAGGGTGAGCACCGTGCCGGCCTGAGCCGCGCACGCACCCGACGAAGGTAGGGTTTTCGTACCGGTTCGCCCGTTCGCGGAGGTAACTTCCTCTTCACCCTGATGAGGAGGAAATCCTTGAGACGAACCAGGCTGCTCATCGCGGCGATCGCGGTCCCCCTGATCGGCGGGGCCGTCGCGCTGCCCTCCGCCGGTGCCCAGCCCGCCGCCCCGTCCGGGCCGGCCACGGAGTTCACCGTGCTGGCCGCCGGCGAGCAGAGCGTGGCCGCGGCCGAAGAGGCCATCCGCGCGGCGGGCGGAACCGTGCTGCACACCAACACCGCGGTCGGCCTGATCACGGCCAGCGCCCCGGCGAACGGCTTCGTCCAGCGCGTCTCGGCCGACCGGGCCGTCTACGGCGCGGCGAAGGCGACCTCGATCGGCCAGGCGCCCAACGGCAAGGCCAAGCCGAAGCGCTCCGACGTGGAGAAGGAGAGCCGCCAGGCGCCGCGGAGCGGCACCGCCAAGCCCGGCACCACCGGCACCGATCCGCTGGACGACCAGCTGTGGGGCCTGAAGTCGGTCCGCTCGGACCTGGCGCGCACGGTGCAGCCGGGGGACAAGCGGGTCAAGGTCGGCATCATCGACACCGGCGTCGACGGCACGCACCCGGACATCGCGCCCAACTTCGACCGGGCCGCTTCGCGGAACTTCACCCGGGACATCCCGGCCGACCCGACGGGCGCGGTGGTGGACGGGCCGTGCGAGTACCGCGGCTGCGTGGACCCCGCCGACCACGACGACAACGGGCACGGCACGCACGTCGCCGGCACGATCGCCGCGGCCGCCGACGGGTTCGGCATCTCCGGGGTGG
Coding sequences within it:
- a CDS encoding VOC family protein; translated protein: MSEEPRYLGLSPYLYYTDASEALDWLVRVFGFTEKVRYVDASGMVFQAVVAAGDAEILLAGVGADYWEAKGVDRPVGQLNVVYVPDADAQHERICAALGENCDVPAPQDQPYGARVFTVLDIGGNSWTFWQQISDTADLPSGWQEVRAAE
- the eno gene encoding phosphopyruvate hydratase, translating into MAVIEQVGAREILDSRGNPTVEVEVALDDGTLARAAVPSGASTGEHEAVELRDGDTKRYNGKGVERAVAAVLDEIGPELAGVDAVDQRIVDQKLVDLDGTPDKSRLGANALLGVSLAVAKAAAESAELELFRYLGGPNAHVLPVPMLNILNGGAHADTDVDIQEFMIAPIGADSFREALRWGAEVYHSLKSVLKGRGLSTGLGDEGGFAPSLSSNREALDLITTAIEKAGYAPGRDVALALDVAATEFFSAGSYTFEGSKRTAEQLGAYYRELVDAYPLVSIEDPLAEDDWDGWVALTTEIGDKVQLVGDDLFVTNPDRLEDGINRGAANALLVKVNQIGTLSETLDAIALATSSGYKSMMSHRSGETEDTTIADLAVATGVGQIKTGAPARSERVAKYNQLLRIEEALGDAARYAGELAFPRFSTES
- a CDS encoding FtsB family cell division protein; amino-acid sequence: MTQRGTQRARRPRRTEGSPARRGEGAPARRPQLARRVAAGKARLRRGPGGPGAGAARVLGMSTTRRAAVLAIVVCALALTVAVPLRTYLAQRAEVAEQEQRQAQLQHDVALLEQRKAAVSDPAQVEAEARRRLRYVMPGETPYMVQLPEDAPAPQQQAQPDPVRAGGGAWYEQLWSTVGG
- a CDS encoding DUF501 domain-containing protein; translation: MSKTDLPSFEPVTEADRIIISEQLGRPARALRAVAARCPSGHPSVVQTNPRLENGTPFPTLYYLTCPRLTSLVGRLEASGIMKEMTERLAVDEELAAAYRRAHESYLAQRDALEPLGHQVTAGGMPGRVKCLHVHLAHTLAVGPGVNPFGDETLELLKPDWPSGDCAAEPARD
- a CDS encoding lytic murein transglycosylase, with product MRAARRKARRIGLAHKTTLAAMGGLLAVIPAGLASGGTDNWSARAPVDNTREVGPVQGLPPQILRVSVNGELPKPPEPVTPDELPSGPLGIPGSALKAYRNAADLMAAEQRGCHIDWALIASIGRIESNHARGGYVDAHGTTREPILGPELNGVGPVAAIPDTDRGRWDHDTVWDRAVGPTQFIPTTWNFYGADGNHDGVADPNNIYDATLAAARYLCSGGLDLADPAQLRAAIYRYNNSDAYVETVIRWAEAYRSGILTLPDSDVPIGVPNPTAAASAPPVAPPPAILAPPPPSTSTTPSTTAGRSDSGTTTTGGTTTPSTTSTGSTATTTTTTTTTTPGTTSSEPANTSPTCESTTSPTSTTTTTTTPTSEPPSPCHPLATSEETTTRGSTTTRTP
- a CDS encoding Ppx/GppA phosphatase family protein translates to MPRVAAIDCGTNSIRLLVAELTERHDGTFDLRDLHREMRIVRLGQGVDATGTLAPEALERTRAALKDYTIAARRKGVEKVRMVATSATRDASNRDEFFAMTREVLGVEAEVISGDEEARLSFLGAVGEQDPDDGPFLVVDVGGGSTELVLGEWDGKRATVTAAKSVDIGCVRITERALKSDPPTSHEIVAAREFATGALAEAFDAVDVSKARTWIGVAGTVTTLSAVAQELPEYDSERTHLSRLTPADITRVSGQLLEADHSARAANPVIHPGRVDVIGGGGLIVQVLAEEIGRRGGPGELVVSEHDILDGIALSLT